GAACGACCCGCTCGACCCCGACCTCGGGCCGAACAACTTCCAGAATTTCCCCGTGCTCACCTCGGCGGTCAGCACGGCCACCAATCTGACGATCATCGGCACCCTCAACAGCCTGCCGAACCAGCAATTCGTCGTGCAGTTCTTCTCCAGCCCGGTTGCCGATCCATCCGGATTCGGCGAGGGGCGGACCTTCCTGTTCGAAACCACCGTCAACACCGATGCCGCCGGTAACGCACCGATCAATGCCATTTCCTCAACGCCCATCGCCGCGGGGCTGGCCGTCACCGCAACCGCCTCGCTCGTCACCGCCGCGGCTCCCCGGATCGAGACATCAGAGTTCTCCGAGGTCATTCTCTCCGACCTCCGAGCCGTCGACCTGGCAATCGCCAAGACCGACGCGCCCGATCCCGTTCTGGTCGGCCAGAACCTGACCTACACCCTGACGGTCACCAATATCGGTCTGACCGACGCGACCGGCGTAGTCGTGACCGACACCCTGCCGGCAAACGTCGCCTTCGTTTCGGCCACGCCGAGCCAGGGAACCGCCAGCGAGGCCGCCGGGATCGTGACGGCAAACCTCGGCACCCTGGCCGCAGGGGCCTCGGCGACGATCACCATCGTCGTCACCCCCACTGCCGCCGCCGGTGGCACGACGATCACCAACACCGCCAACGTCGTCGCCAATGAAGACGACTCCGACGACACCAACAACACCGCCATCGCCACGACCGCGGTCCTGGCCGCCGTTGATCTGGCGATCACCAAGGCCGACACGCCTGATCCCGTCGTCGTCGGCCAGAACCTGACCTATACCCTGACGGTGACGAACGCCGGCCCGAGCAACGCGACCGGCGTGGTCGTGACCGACACCTTGCCGGCGAACGTCACCTTCGTCTCGGCCACGCCGAGCCAGGGGACGGCGAGCGAAGCGGCCGGGATCGTGACGGCAAACCTCGGCAACCTGGCCGCGGGCGCCTCGGCCACCGTGACCATCGTCGTCACTCCCACCTCCACCAACGGCGGGACTCGGGCGACGATCACCAACACCGCTGTCGTTGTGGTCAATGAGACCGACACCGACCCCGCGAACAACACCGTGACCGTGACCACCGAGGTCGTGAGGCCCCCGGTCGTCACCGACCTCGACCGGCTTGGCATCCACCATCAGCCGACGGTCCTGGTCGTCACCTTCTCCGACCCGATGGACGTCGGACCCGCCACCAATGTCGAGAACTACCGCCTGATCGTCTCGTCCGGCCCTCACGCCGTCGGTCGAGAGATCGACATCGTCAACGCCGTGATCAGCGCCGATGGCCTTTCGGTCCGGCTCTCCCCGGCCATTCGCCTGCCGATCCACGGCTTCCGCTATCAGCTCACGATCAACGGCATGCCGGAAGACGGCCTGGCGAGCGACGGCGTCTTGCTCGACGGCAACTACGACACCCTGCCCAGCGGCAACTACGTCTCCGACTTCGGCCGCGAGATCCTCGTCCTTCCCACTCCCATTCATACTCCCAGACCCACCCCGATGCCACCCAATGGCGTCCCCCATTACCCGAGGCCGCACGTTCCTTCGTGGTTCCCCCACGAACTGCTTGCGGTCGGCAGCGTCGCGGAGCTTGACCAGTGGCTGGCCGATCGCGGACAGAGCCACCGGGTCGGGTTCCGGAACTACACGATCAACCTGCTCAAGCTGCCGACCGAACCGATCGGCTCGACCGTCGAGGTGCAGGCCGCAGCGCGGACGATCGCGCCTCCCACTCAAACCTCGACCTCCTTCCGAGGCGTCGAACGCCTCGCTGCCCTCGATGCCACGCTCGAGCGCCTCGGTCAGACCGGCAAAACCCGCTTGCGAGCCTTCCTGATCAACGCGCTCAACCTGAATTGACCCGAACCCCGCTTTCCCCCTTCCCGGCCCCGTAAGGGATCACTCCTCAGCGGTGTCGGGAAGGGCTTCCTTGCCTCATGCGACGGGCACTTCGGGATTCGTTCTCCTTTTCTTCTCCAAAGATGAGTGTTGCGAGTGCGAGGTGCTCTGTTCCGATACCATGATGAGAAGGGGACGGGGCGGATGCCGTTACGAGTCCGTACTCCAAGACCCGCCCCCGCGAATCCTGGGCGGAATCGCTCGGGGGACGGTGGTCGATTGATCAGGAGACTTTTGATGCGGACGAGCTGTGCGCTGGTGGCCTCCCTGATGCTCGCGACCTTGATCGGGCTCTGGCCCGACGCTGCTCAGGGACAGATGAGCGTTCAGCGACGGCCGCTCGGCGGCTATGGGGCCGCGACCATTGCCCGGTCCTACCGCATGGACATGGGAGGAGCGTACATCCCTTCTGGCGGCAGCTTCGGCGGCTACATTGCGCAGCGAGCGTTGGAGCCGACGCCGATGGCCGCCTCGGTGACAGCGCCCGAGCCACCGCCTCGCACCCCGATCGGCGGCGCCGGCATGGCCCGGACGCCGATTGGCGGTGCCTCCCGCCTGAGAGGACGCCGCGTCTCGCCGTCCACCGGGGCGATGGGGCTCAATGGCCTGATCCGATCGCCGTCCGTCGGGATGCCGGGTGTGATGCCCCCTCGGCTCAGCTCGCCGTTCGGGGCTCCCTCGGTGCTCGGAGGCGGTTGATCGTCAATCACGAACCGCCCTCGGCCTCCTCCTCGGAGAATGGGCCGCCGATCGGCGGCGGAGGGGGGGGAACCTCGTCGGTTGGTCTGGCATCGGAGACGTCCATCGACGCCTGATCGAGGGGATGATCCCGGAGCTGGATCCCGACGGCTCGCTCGAGCGAGGCAAGGCTCTTGCCCAGCTCGGCCTCGAAGCGAGCGACTTGCAGCTCGATCTGGAGGACCTCGCGCCAGGCGCTGATCAAGGTCAGGAAGTCGACGCGGCCGGCCTGATAGTCGGTCACGGCGATATCCAGCGCGTCCCGGGCTCGCGGCAGGATGCTCTCCTGGAAGAGGTCGAGCGTCTCGCGCTGGGCTTGGGCCCGCGAGAGCAGGTCCTTCAGCTCGCGGTAGATGCCGTCGCGCTCAGCGTCATAGAGCTTGGCGTCGGCCACGGCTCGGGCCTGGGCCTCAAGGATCGCCCCGTCGATCTTCCGGCGGTAGATCGGCAGGTTGAAACCGACGAAGAGGCCGATGTTGTCGTTGCCGTTGGCGACTGGGGAGACCGAGTCCTCCTCCGACACGAGCCCGTAGTTGAAGCCAAGCGTCACGTTCGGGGCCGACCGCTTCTTCGCCAGCTCCACGGCCACCGCGTCTCGGGCGACGGCCGCGAGCCGGCCCTTCAGCTCGGGACGAGAGGCAACGGCCAACCGATAGAGCCGGTCGATCTGACCGGGGACATCGCCGGCCGGAGGAACCAGTGTGGTCTGCAAGGGAGCCTCAGGGGTGATGTGCATCAGCTCGGCCAGGTCGGCGCGGGCCGATTCGATCCCCTGGCGAATGCCGACGAACTCGCGGTCGAGGTCGGCAAGGGCCACCTCGGCGCTAAGCACGTCCTGCTGGCTCGTCTGGCCGCTCTCATACTGAATGCGGGCGATGGCGATGAAGTCCTCGACCAGCTCCCGGTTCTGCTCCAGGATCCGAGCTGATTGTTCATTCGCATAGAGGTCGGCATAGGCCCGCTTGACGGCCTCAACCACGTCGAGCTGCGCCGTTGCCAGCTCAGCGATGGCCACCTGCACATCCTTCTCCGCCGCCTCTCCTCGCAGGGCCAGGGTCCCAAACCAGGGGAACTGCTGGGCAACCAGCACGTTCCAGGGCACAAATCCGGTGGCGGTTTGCAGACCGTTGCTGCCAGACGGATAGACGGTGTTCGAGACGACCGGGTCCTCCAGCGACGTGACCTGTGGGATACGGTGTCCCAACGCCTTCACGTTGAAGTAAGCCGCCTGAACCGCCCGGTTCTCAGCCAAAGCGCGGGCGATGTAGTCGTCGACCGGCCGGGGCCCGGCCAGCTCGGGAGGGGCCGGGTTGGGGTCAAGTGCGATGGCCATCGGGTCGTCCGGGCCGATCGCGTGCGGAGGCCGGATCGCGGCGTTGTGCAGGTTCCTGGCGACCTCGGCATAGTCCGGTGTTGTCCCTGGCAGGGCGCATCCCCATCCAAACCCGCTTGCCAGCAGGGCAGTTCCCATCCCGGCAGACCAGCGTCGTCTCATCGTCCCCTTCGCTCCGGTTCGATGGGAGCCGACGTGTTCCGACGCCGGCAAAATCCGAGATGAGCCCGATTCTCTCCATCGGTCATCCTCGGGTTCGGCTTTTGCCGATTCTCCGGCCTCCCCTCGATCTTCTCGGAAGCGAACCTCCCGGCGACCGACTGCGTAGAAAGGCCGCATGGAAGGCCTTACAACGCGTCTGCCGCTCGCTTCGCCTTGTCGAGGAGGGCAGACTGGTGGTACATTCCGATTTGATGACCTTCTCAAAACGCGATTGATGAACGATGTCGATGGCCTCCTGCAATCATCTCCGTCGAGCGTCCTGGATCGCCGTCGTTGCGATCTTTGGGATGTTTTGCGCGATGGACGGGGCCTCGGCCTGCTCGAATCGCACCGATCCGGCCTCAAAGGTTGCCGGCTCCTGCCGGATGGACCGTGAGCCCGGGGGTTGTGGCTGCTGCTCGGGTCCTGGCTCCACGGCCGAGACGATCCCTGCCCGATCCGCAACGAGCCTTCCTTCGGCCTTCCCTTCGCCTCGCCTCCCGCTCGTCGATTCCTGCGAATCGTGTGTTTGCCGGGCCGGAGAGTCGTCCCCTCCCGCTTCCCGATCAGAATCGCGTCCCGTCGAAGAACGCCCGAGTAGCTCGACCCTGCCCCTCTCGCTGATCGCCGCCATTCTCTCGGGGGATCGCCCCGGTGCGGCCTCATGCTCGGCCCCCTCCGACGCCGCCGGGTTCCCTCGCGTGCCGATCTACCTGCGCACGCTCCACCTCCTGAATTAACCGAGGGACCGGTCCGCGCCGGTCGCTCGCAAGTGGGATGCCTCAATCGGGGTTGATCCCCCGATCGGTGCTTCAGGATCGGCCTGGTCGCTCCCCGGCCCGATTGCATCTCCCGACCGCCCTCGGCGCCACTCCGGGAGAGGCCGGGGATGAGCACGACCACGCAACCCATTACCGGTCGGCCCGGTTGGCCCGGCCGGGGCCCCTCGCTGTGTGTTTGAGCCCCGCACGAGGGGTCCCCGAGTCGTGTCAACCGGGTCGACCGGCAATGGGCCGCCCTGGGGCTGTCCCGATCCTCCCGCATCAAAAGGGTCTGTCATGACGCTCCGACGGAAAATCGCCCACGATGCCCCGTTCTGTTTCGATGCTTCGATGCTTGGCCCGACTGATCAGACGTCTGGCCGGGCGAGCCGGAGGTGACCCATGTCTGACCACGTCTCCAGACCCGAGCCCTCGGCCGATCACGCCGCTCGGACCACGACCACGTCCGTGCCGTCGAGCCCTTCGCAGCCTCAGATTCAATCCCAACGGTCAGGCTGGGCCACCCGGATGGCCGGTGCTCTGGTGACGACCGTCGCCGTACTGGCGGCCCTCGGCATCGGCATCGGCATCGGCCGTTTCCTCCTGGCTCCCGAGGGAACTGGCGACGGACCGACCGCGACGACGTCGGCAGGAGGAACGGCGACGGCCTGGACCTGCTCAATGCACCCTCAGATCCGACAGCCGAACCCCGGCGACTGTCCCCTCTGTGGCATGGACTTGATCCCCTCCTCAAACGAAGGTGGCGAGGAGGCCGAGGGCCTCCGCGAAGTCTCCATCAGCCGAGAAGCCCGAGAGCTGCTCGACCTGAAGGTCGAGCCCGTCGCTCGCCGGTACGTGACGGCGACCGTCCGCATGGTCGGCAAGGTCGATTACGACGAGACCCGGCTCGGCTACATCACTGCCTGGGTCCCCGGCCGGCTCGATCGGTTGTTCGTCGACTACACCGGGGTTGAGGTTCAGGAAGGGGACCATCTGGTCTCCATTTACAGCCCAGAGCTGTACTCCGCCCAGGCCGAGCTGATCCGGGCCCGACAGGCCACTGAGCAGCGCCGCACGTCATCGGGCGTGCTTGGGGCCGAGCGGCTGCTCGAGTCGGCCCGCGAGAAGCTCCGCCTCTGGGGCCTGACCGAGCCGCAGATCCAGGAGATCGAGGCCCAGCAGGAGCCCTCAGACCACCTGACGATCTACGCGCCGATGTCCGGCATCGTCATTCAGAAGAACCTCCAGGAAGGGGCCTACGTCGACACGGGCACCCGCATCTACACAATCTCCGACCTGTCCCTTCTCTGGGTGAAGCTCGACGCCTACGAATCAGACCTCCCGTGGCTCCGCTACGGACAGGAGGTCGAGTTCACCACCGAGGCCTATCCGGGGGAGATCTTCACCGGCACCATCGCCTTCATCGACCCGGTCCTCAACGCCGAGACCCGCACGGTGAAGGTCAGGGTCAACGTGCCGAACCCAAGCGGTAAGCTCAAGCCCGATATGTTCATCCGAGCCATCGTTCGCGCCCAGGTGGCAACGGCCGGGCGGGTGATGGACTCGGCTCTGGTGGGCAAGTGGATCTGCCGGATGCATCCGGGTGTGGTGAAGGAGACCGCCAACGACTGCGACGTCTGCGGCATGCCCCTGGTCCGGACCGAGACGCTCGGCTACGTCTCGGCCGCGGCCGCGGCCGACGAGTCGGCCGAGCCTCTTGTGGTCCCCGCCTCGGCCGTTCTGAAAACCGGCACCCGGGCGGTCGTCTACGTCGAGCGGCCCGACGCCGACAGGCCAACCTACGAGGGCCGCGAGATCGTCCTCGGCCCCCGAGCCGGCGACTCCTACATCGTCCGGGCCGGCCTGGAGGAAGGAGAGCGAGTCGTCACTCAGGGGAACTTCAAGCTCGACAGCGCCCTTCAAATCGCCGCGAAGCCAAGCATGATGAACCCCGAAGGAGCGATGGCCGATGCCGGCTCGGACGGCTCTGGGGATCGGCCGGCGCTGCCCCCCTCCGTCGCCGGGCAGCTCGGCCGGGTCCTCTCGGCCGCTGGTGAGGCCGCCGCCGCAATGGACTCCGGCGACCGCCAGGCGATCCGAGCCGCCCTGCAAGCCGTCGAGCAGGCGGTTGCCGGGGTCGATGCCGAAAAACTCGATGGGCACGCCGCCTTGCTCTGGAAAGAACTGGCAATGCGCCTCCGCAACGACGCCGTCGAGGGCCGTTGGGCCGCCAGCGACCGCCGGATTCGAGACGCCGTCGGGCAATTGATGACCGACATCGGGCGCCTCCGCGACCGCTTCGGCGTGACCGACGACCCCGGCACGCTGCTGGCCAACGGCCCGTTCGATGTCTCCAACACCTTCCGGGAGCAGCTTACCGGCCTCTGGGACGCTTACCAGAACGCCCAGCAAGCCCTGGCCGGCGACGATCCCGACCGCGCCCGATCGGCGGTCGATCAGGCCGAAGAGGCCCTCTCGGCAATCGACATGACCTTGCTGGAGGGGGAAGCGCACGACGCCTGGATGACCGCCCGAGGCGAGCTGCTCTCGGCAATCGAGCACCTCCAGGAGGCCAGCGAACTTGAGACGCTCCGATCGGGCTTCAAGTCGTGGTCCGAAACCATGCCGCCCGTCGTCTCGTCCTTCGGGTTGCCGGAATCCGTTGGGCCGATCTCTCAGCACTTCTGCTCAATGGCCTTCGACAACAAAGGTGCCGCCTGGCTCCAGGCCGATGGAGCGGTGCGGAATCCTTACTTCGGCGCGACGATGTTGACCTGCGCCACCGACACCTCCTTGATCTGGGACGGCCCTCCGGCCGACACCGATCCGGTCCGCCCCCGGCCGGTCGAGGTGCCCCCCGCGTTCCGAGACCAACTGAAGGCGCTTTGGAACGCCTATCTTCAGGCCCAGGAGACCCTGGCTTCAGACGACCCGGCGCGAGCCGGCGAGGCGGCCGTGGCACTCGAACGGGCCTTGGCCGGAATCGATGCCTCGGCGATCGACGGCGAGGCCCGAGAGATCTGGGATCGCGAGCAAGCCAACTTGCGGACGGCCATCGATCGGATGACCAGCGCGGCCGGAATCGAGCCGATGCGGGCCGGCTTCGCCCTCCTGTCCGAGGAGATGCCGGTCATCCTTGAGACCTTCGCCCCTGAGATCGGCGGGGACGTTTACCGGATGCACTGCCCGATGGCCTTCGACGGCCGAGGCGCCGCCTGGCTCCAGGCCGGCGAGCAGCCCCGCAACCCCTACTACGGGGCGACCATGCTC
The genomic region above belongs to Tautonia rosea and contains:
- a CDS encoding DUF11 domain-containing protein, whose translation is MTTTRSLRGSGRKRSRLGRRPTLELMESRTLLATFTVTSTGDNGGVDPLPGAGTGTLRQAIVDANNAAGADDIVFNIPGAGPHVIAPAAALPLLTDVVTIDGFTQAGASANTLNVGNNAVYQIVLNGSGAGVGSTGLQLGIGSDQSTIRGLVIQNFSSHGIWINSSSLNTIEGNFIGTTVDGTAAAPNGDNGVLIVGQNERADQNTVGGSTPAARNLISGNGRHGVHVLAFTGPTADGNRIANNYIGTNAAGTAPLGNTANGVFIENTSFNRIGTTGGAVFPGAPNLISSNGANGILIQGLILDGRAANSNEVRSNLIGTDASGAAPLGNAVHGVEVAFDANDNSIGGAPAIAGVGNTIRFNAGDGVAVTGGPNGGNAPLGTMIMTNTIDDNGGLGIDLGDDGVTLNDPLDPDLGPNNFQNFPVLTSAVSTATNLTIIGTLNSLPNQQFVVQFFSSPVADPSGFGEGRTFLFETTVNTDAAGNAPINAISSTPIAAGLAVTATASLVTAAAPRIETSEFSEVILSDLRAVDLAIAKTDAPDPVLVGQNLTYTLTVTNIGLTDATGVVVTDTLPANVAFVSATPSQGTASEAAGIVTANLGTLAAGASATITIVVTPTAAAGGTTITNTANVVANEDDSDDTNNTAIATTAVLAAVDLAITKADTPDPVVVGQNLTYTLTVTNAGPSNATGVVVTDTLPANVTFVSATPSQGTASEAAGIVTANLGNLAAGASATVTIVVTPTSTNGGTRATITNTAVVVVNETDTDPANNTVTVTTEVVRPPVVTDLDRLGIHHQPTVLVVTFSDPMDVGPATNVENYRLIVSSGPHAVGREIDIVNAVISADGLSVRLSPAIRLPIHGFRYQLTINGMPEDGLASDGVLLDGNYDTLPSGNYVSDFGREILVLPTPIHTPRPTPMPPNGVPHYPRPHVPSWFPHELLAVGSVAELDQWLADRGQSHRVGFRNYTINLLKLPTEPIGSTVEVQAAARTIAPPTQTSTSFRGVERLAALDATLERLGQTGKTRLRAFLINALNLN
- a CDS encoding efflux RND transporter periplasmic adaptor subunit, translated to MSDHVSRPEPSADHAARTTTTSVPSSPSQPQIQSQRSGWATRMAGALVTTVAVLAALGIGIGIGRFLLAPEGTGDGPTATTSAGGTATAWTCSMHPQIRQPNPGDCPLCGMDLIPSSNEGGEEAEGLREVSISREARELLDLKVEPVARRYVTATVRMVGKVDYDETRLGYITAWVPGRLDRLFVDYTGVEVQEGDHLVSIYSPELYSAQAELIRARQATEQRRTSSGVLGAERLLESAREKLRLWGLTEPQIQEIEAQQEPSDHLTIYAPMSGIVIQKNLQEGAYVDTGTRIYTISDLSLLWVKLDAYESDLPWLRYGQEVEFTTEAYPGEIFTGTIAFIDPVLNAETRTVKVRVNVPNPSGKLKPDMFIRAIVRAQVATAGRVMDSALVGKWICRMHPGVVKETANDCDVCGMPLVRTETLGYVSAAAAADESAEPLVVPASAVLKTGTRAVVYVERPDADRPTYEGREIVLGPRAGDSYIVRAGLEEGERVVTQGNFKLDSALQIAAKPSMMNPEGAMADAGSDGSGDRPALPPSVAGQLGRVLSAAGEAAAAMDSGDRQAIRAALQAVEQAVAGVDAEKLDGHAALLWKELAMRLRNDAVEGRWAASDRRIRDAVGQLMTDIGRLRDRFGVTDDPGTLLANGPFDVSNTFREQLTGLWDAYQNAQQALAGDDPDRARSAVDQAEEALSAIDMTLLEGEAHDAWMTARGELLSAIEHLQEASELETLRSGFKSWSETMPPVVSSFGLPESVGPISQHFCSMAFDNKGAAWLQADGAVRNPYFGATMLTCATDTSLIWDGPPADTDPVRPRPVEVPPAFRDQLKALWNAYLQAQETLASDDPARAGEAAVALERALAGIDASAIDGEAREIWDREQANLRTAIDRMTSAAGIEPMRAGFALLSEEMPVILETFAPEIGGDVYRMHCPMAFDGRGAAWLQAGEQPRNPYYGATMLRCVDEVQRVALGESARDSGEEHDHD
- a CDS encoding TolC family protein, translated to MRRRWSAGMGTALLASGFGWGCALPGTTPDYAEVARNLHNAAIRPPHAIGPDDPMAIALDPNPAPPELAGPRPVDDYIARALAENRAVQAAYFNVKALGHRIPQVTSLEDPVVSNTVYPSGSNGLQTATGFVPWNVLVAQQFPWFGTLALRGEAAEKDVQVAIAELATAQLDVVEAVKRAYADLYANEQSARILEQNRELVEDFIAIARIQYESGQTSQQDVLSAEVALADLDREFVGIRQGIESARADLAELMHITPEAPLQTTLVPPAGDVPGQIDRLYRLAVASRPELKGRLAAVARDAVAVELAKKRSAPNVTLGFNYGLVSEEDSVSPVANGNDNIGLFVGFNLPIYRRKIDGAILEAQARAVADAKLYDAERDGIYRELKDLLSRAQAQRETLDLFQESILPRARDALDIAVTDYQAGRVDFLTLISAWREVLQIELQVARFEAELGKSLASLERAVGIQLRDHPLDQASMDVSDARPTDEVPPPPPPIGGPFSEEEAEGGS